In Methanobrevibacter boviskoreani JH1, one DNA window encodes the following:
- a CDS encoding translation initiation factor IF-2 subunit gamma gives MKVQADVNIGLVGHVDHGKTTLTKALSGVWTDTHSEETKRGISIRLGYADIEFRKCPVCDEPQCYTTKEVCEHCGNKTDVIKKISFVDAPGHETLMATMLSGAAIMDGAVLVIAANEHCPQPQTKEHLMALDVIGVKDVIVVQNKIDIVSKERAIESYKEIKEFVKGTCAEDAPIIPVSAQQGANIDILIEAIDKNIKTPRRSVRKSPLMYVARSFDINKPGSSPDKIKGGVIGGTLVQGTLHLGDTIEVRPGVDASSDKDKNSNWIPLKSEIIGLEAGGQQVEKVTPGGLVGVATKLDPSLTKADSLSGSVAGKEDKLPPVLFNFEMDVNLLERVVGTKEEREVSPIKLKELLMINCGTTTTIGVVTSLKGGLVGVKLKLPICADKDTRVALSRRVGARWRLIGFGIIK, from the coding sequence GTGAAAGTACAGGCTGATGTAAATATAGGTTTAGTTGGACATGTAGATCATGGTAAAACTACACTCACAAAAGCTTTATCTGGAGTATGGACTGATACACACAGTGAAGAAACTAAAAGAGGTATCTCTATCCGTTTAGGTTATGCAGATATTGAATTTAGAAAATGTCCTGTTTGTGATGAACCTCAGTGTTATACTACAAAAGAAGTATGTGAACATTGTGGTAATAAAACTGATGTAATTAAGAAAATTTCATTTGTAGATGCTCCGGGACACGAGACTTTAATGGCTACAATGTTATCTGGTGCTGCAATAATGGATGGTGCAGTTTTAGTAATTGCTGCAAATGAACATTGTCCACAGCCACAAACTAAAGAGCATTTAATGGCTCTTGATGTAATTGGTGTAAAGGATGTTATTGTAGTTCAAAACAAAATAGATATTGTTTCTAAAGAAAGAGCTATTGAAAGTTATAAGGAAATTAAGGAGTTTGTAAAAGGTACCTGTGCCGAAGATGCCCCTATAATACCTGTATCTGCTCAACAAGGTGCAAATATTGATATTTTAATTGAAGCTATTGATAAAAATATTAAAACACCTAGAAGAAGTGTTAGAAAATCTCCATTAATGTATGTAGCTCGTTCATTTGATATTAATAAACCTGGTTCTTCACCTGATAAAATTAAAGGTGGAGTTATTGGTGGTACATTAGTACAAGGAACTCTCCATTTGGGAGATACAATTGAGGTAAGACCTGGTGTTGACGCTAGTTCTGATAAAGATAAAAATTCAAATTGGATTCCACTTAAATCAGAGATTATTGGTTTAGAGGCAGGAGGTCAACAAGTTGAAAAAGTTACCCCTGGTGGATTAGTAGGTGTCGCTACTAAACTTGATCCATCTCTTACTAAAGCCGATTCTTTAAGTGGTTCTGTTGCAGGTAAAGAAGATAAATTGCCTCCAGTTTTATTCAATTTTGAAATGGATGTAAACCTTTTAGAACGTGTTGTTGGTACTAAAGAAGAGAGAGAAGTTTCACCAATTAAACTTAAAGAACTTTTAATGATTAACTGTGGTACAACTACTACCATTGGTGTAGTAACTTCACTTAAAGGCGGATTAGTTGGTGTTAAATTGAAATTACCTATTTGTGCTGATAAAGATACAAGAGTAGCTTTAAGCCGTAGAGTCGGTGCTCGTTGGAGATTAATAGGTTTTGGTATTATAAAATAG
- a CDS encoding 30S ribosomal protein S6e: MVFKVVVSDKDQTYQIETEETIFNGKKIGDDVDGSAIGLDGYNLKITGGSDKNGFAMRKDISGPRRIKTLVSGGVGYKPERAGEKRRKTMRGNTISDDIVQINTIVLSRGSKSLSDILGSDEEDEE, from the coding sequence GTGGTATTTAAAGTAGTTGTTTCTGATAAAGATCAAACTTACCAAATTGAAACTGAAGAAACTATTTTCAATGGTAAAAAAATCGGTGACGATGTTGACGGTAGTGCTATTGGTTTAGATGGTTATAATTTAAAAATCACTGGTGGATCTGATAAGAACGGATTTGCTATGAGAAAAGATATTTCAGGACCTAGAAGAATCAAAACTTTAGTATCTGGTGGAGTAGGTTACAAACCTGAAAGAGCTGGAGAAAAAAGAAGAAAAACAATGAGAGGAAACACTATATCTGATGATATTGTTCAAATCAACACCATTGTTTTAAGTCGTGGTTCAAAATCTTTAAGTGATATCTTAGGATCTGATGAAGAAGATGAAGAATAG